In the genome of Neisseria animaloris, one region contains:
- a CDS encoding 16S rRNA (uracil(1498)-N(3))-methyltransferase produces the protein MPRFYVSSELHSEQTLQLPDNVVRHLHVLRMRPHEEIVLFNGNGKAYPARLTLLEKRRAEAEILREEPTGNESPLRITLIQAVSGGERMDFTLQKSVELGVAEIRPVLSERCVVRLDGERADKRVARWQEIVIAACEQSGRNVVPQVLPLTSYKEALNRLPEADARLLMSLNNARSLNAVASAPQRITFMVGPEGGWTAAEEQTAFNAGFQSVTLGPRVLRTETASLAAIAAMQTLWGDFV, from the coding sequence ATGCCCCGTTTTTACGTTTCCTCCGAACTACACTCCGAACAAACACTTCAACTACCTGACAATGTCGTGCGCCACCTGCATGTTTTACGAATGAGACCACACGAAGAAATCGTTTTATTCAACGGTAACGGCAAGGCTTATCCCGCCCGCCTGACTCTTCTGGAAAAACGCCGCGCCGAAGCGGAAATTTTACGCGAAGAGCCGACCGGCAACGAATCGCCGCTGCGGATTACGCTGATACAGGCGGTGTCGGGGGGCGAACGCATGGATTTTACCCTGCAAAAAAGCGTCGAGCTCGGCGTGGCCGAAATCCGCCCCGTTTTGAGCGAGCGCTGCGTGGTGCGCTTGGACGGCGAACGTGCCGACAAACGGGTGGCGCGCTGGCAGGAAATCGTGATTGCCGCCTGTGAACAAAGCGGGCGCAACGTCGTGCCGCAGGTGTTGCCGCTGACTTCATACAAAGAAGCCCTGAACCGCCTGCCCGAAGCCGATGCCCGCCTGCTGATGAGCCTGAACAACGCCCGCAGCTTGAATGCCGTTGCCTCCGCTCCGCAACGCATCACGTTTATGGTCGGCCCCGAAGGAGGATGGACGGCAGCGGAAGAGCAAACGGCTTTTAATGCGGGGTTCCAATCGGTTACGCTGGGCCCGCGCGTATTGCGTACAGAAACGGCTTCACTGGCCGCCATTGCCGCCATGCAGACTTTATGGGGCGATTTTGTTTGA
- a CDS encoding heavy metal translocating P-type ATPase → MKKTCFHCGLDVPENIDLPIQYENETHPACCAGCQAVAQSIIDAGLGNYYKQRTADAEKAALPPQEVLDQIKLYDLPEVQAGFVETGEGNEREAVLMLGGITCAACVWLIEQQLLRLNGVLRVDLNYSTRRVRVLWDSSRAALSDILLRIQNTGYTAAPYDAQKVEEQAQKERKQSLIRLAVAGLSMMQTMMFAVPTYLYGNEIEPLYLGILHWGAFLMVLPAMFYSAVPFYQGTWRDLKNRRIGMDTPVAIAIILTFTAGIYGLLSNAGQGLYFESIAMFVFLLLGGRYMEQIARRKAGDAAERLVKLVPAFCHKLPAYPESEAGEEAAVVQLQSGDVIVVRAGEVIPVDGTVLAGESEVNEAMLTGESLPVAKRQGAAVVAGTLNTASPLVIRTDTVGSDTRLSHIAKLLDRALAQKPRLAELADKYASSFVMSLLVLAVPVFAGWTIYADAMTALWITVSLLVITCPCALSLATPTALAASTGTLASDGILVGGSQSLETLSQIDDVVFDKTGTLTKGMLTVSRIIPLGRLKTAEALAVAQALEMQSEHPIARAILSCNANDGDVMPDIRTEQRINRVGYGVSAQVEVNGKRQIWAVGRAEFVAEIAGRLPEDARIEHSGSMVYLGNQQGFQTAFLLEDEVKSGIADMLAELKSQGARLHVLSGDRTMAVETVARQLGLDAYHAEASPEDKLAYVETLQRQGRKVLMVGDGINDAPVLAQADVSVVVAGGADIARDGADVVLLNDDMRVLPLMVRQARKTRSVIRQNLAWASMYNLIAVPLAVLGFVTPWIAALGMSLSSLLVSANALRLLKKDK, encoded by the coding sequence AATTATTACAAGCAGCGTACCGCTGATGCGGAAAAAGCCGCTTTGCCGCCGCAGGAAGTGCTCGACCAAATCAAGCTGTACGACCTGCCCGAGGTGCAGGCGGGGTTTGTGGAAACGGGAGAGGGTAACGAGCGCGAAGCGGTGCTGATGCTCGGCGGCATCACTTGTGCGGCGTGCGTATGGCTGATCGAACAACAGCTTTTGCGTTTGAACGGCGTGTTGCGGGTGGATTTGAATTACAGCACCCGCCGCGTGCGCGTGTTGTGGGACAGCAGCCGGGCGGCGCTGTCCGATATTTTGCTGCGCATACAAAATACGGGTTACACCGCCGCGCCTTATGATGCGCAGAAGGTGGAAGAGCAGGCGCAGAAAGAGCGCAAGCAGTCGCTCATCCGTCTTGCCGTGGCGGGGTTGTCTATGATGCAAACGATGATGTTTGCCGTGCCCACTTATCTTTACGGCAACGAAATCGAACCGCTGTATCTGGGTATTCTGCATTGGGGCGCATTTCTGATGGTGCTGCCCGCCATGTTTTATTCCGCCGTGCCGTTTTATCAGGGCACTTGGCGCGACCTCAAAAACCGCCGCATCGGTATGGATACGCCGGTGGCGATTGCCATCATTCTGACTTTTACTGCCGGTATTTACGGGCTGCTCAGCAATGCGGGGCAGGGTTTGTATTTTGAATCTATCGCCATGTTTGTGTTTCTGCTGCTGGGCGGGCGTTATATGGAGCAAATCGCGCGGCGCAAGGCGGGAGACGCGGCGGAGCGGCTGGTGAAGCTGGTGCCTGCGTTCTGCCACAAGCTGCCCGCTTATCCCGAAAGCGAGGCCGGCGAAGAGGCGGCAGTGGTGCAGTTGCAGTCGGGAGATGTGATTGTGGTGCGCGCGGGCGAAGTGATTCCGGTGGACGGCACGGTGCTGGCCGGAGAGAGCGAAGTAAACGAGGCCATGCTTACCGGCGAAAGCCTGCCGGTGGCGAAGCGGCAGGGCGCGGCGGTGGTGGCGGGCACGTTGAATACGGCAAGCCCGCTGGTTATCCGAACCGATACCGTCGGCAGCGATACCCGCTTGTCGCACATTGCCAAACTGCTCGACCGTGCGCTGGCGCAAAAGCCGCGTTTGGCCGAGCTGGCCGACAAATATGCTTCGTCTTTCGTGATGAGCCTGCTGGTGTTAGCGGTGCCGGTGTTTGCCGGTTGGACGATTTACGCCGACGCGATGACCGCGTTGTGGATTACCGTGTCGCTGCTGGTGATCACCTGCCCGTGCGCGTTGTCGCTGGCCACCCCGACCGCGCTGGCGGCTTCCACCGGTACGTTGGCTTCAGACGGCATCTTGGTGGGTGGCAGCCAAAGTTTGGAAACTTTGTCGCAAATCGACGATGTGGTGTTTGATAAAACCGGCACGCTTACCAAAGGCATGCTGACGGTTTCCCGCATCATTCCTTTAGGCCGTCTGAAAACCGCCGAAGCCCTTGCCGTGGCGCAGGCTTTGGAAATGCAGTCCGAACATCCGATCGCGCGGGCGATTTTGAGCTGCAATGCAAACGATGGCGATGTTATGCCCGATATCCGTACCGAGCAGCGCATCAACCGCGTCGGCTACGGTGTGAGCGCGCAGGTGGAAGTGAACGGCAAACGGCAAATCTGGGCGGTCGGCCGGGCGGAATTTGTAGCGGAAATCGCCGGCAGGCTGCCCGAAGATGCCCGTATCGAACACAGCGGCAGCATGGTTTATCTCGGCAACCAACAAGGTTTTCAGACGGCCTTTTTGCTGGAAGACGAAGTGAAAAGCGGTATTGCCGACATGTTGGCTGAACTCAAATCGCAAGGCGCGCGCCTGCATGTGTTGAGCGGCGACCGTACCATGGCCGTCGAAACGGTGGCACGGCAGCTCGGCTTGGACGCATACCATGCCGAAGCCTCGCCCGAAGACAAACTGGCCTATGTCGAAACCCTGCAACGGCAGGGTAGGAAGGTGCTGATGGTCGGCGACGGCATCAACGATGCGCCCGTGCTGGCGCAGGCCGACGTATCGGTGGTTGTGGCGGGCGGCGCGGATATTGCCCGAGACGGAGCGGACGTGGTGCTGCTCAACGACGACATGCGCGTGCTGCCGCTGATGGTGCGGCAAGCGAGGAAAACCCGTAGCGTTATCCGGCAAAACTTGGCTTGGGCGAGTATGTATAACCTGATTGCCGTGCCGCTGGCGGTGCTGGGGTTTGTTACCCCGTGGATTGCCGCACTGGGCATGAGCTTGAGTTCGCTGCTGGTATCGGCCAATGCCTTAAGGCTATTGAAGAAAGACAAATGA